A single window of Cucumis sativus cultivar 9930 unplaced genomic scaffold, Cucumber_9930_V3 scaffold114, whole genome shotgun sequence DNA harbors:
- the LOC116405517 gene encoding trimethyltridecatetraene synthase-like, which yields MEMQPIPSCLSYVTTSIIATLALLLLSRCLRRRKLNLPPGPKPWPIIGNLDLIGSLPHQSIHQLSKKYGPIMHLRFGSFPVVVGSSVEMAKIVLKTQDLNFVWRPKTAAGKYTTYNYSNITWSQYGPYWRQLRKMCLMELFSARRLDSYEYIRKEEMNGLIREIYKSCGEVIKVKDYLFALSLNVISRMVLGKRYTDESSESGIVSPDEFRKMMDELFLLNGVLNIGDSIPWMDFLDLQGYVKRMKGLSKKLDRFLEHVLDEHKERRKGVENYVAKDMVDVLLQLADHPDLEVKLERHGVKAFTQDLLGGGTETSTITIEWAMSELLKNPKIFNKATIELNKVIGKERWVEEKDMINLPYINAIAKETMRLHPVVPMLVPRMAGEDCQIAGYDIAKGTRVLVNVWTIGRDQTVWKNPHAFDPDRFIENSRVDVKGQDFELLPFGSGRRMCPGYSLGLKVILSTLANLLHGFNWKLPGDMEKEDLNMEEIFGLSTPKKYPLDAVAEPRLPPHLYSLL from the exons ATGGAAATGCAACCAATTCCTTCTTGCCTTTCATACGTAACTACTTCGATAATAGCCACTCTGgccctcctcctcctctcccGCTGTCTCCGCCGCCGTAAACTCAACCTCCCACCTGGACCAAAACCTTGGCCCATTATCGGAAACCTCGACTTAATTGGCTCTCTGCCTCACCAATCCATTCATCAACTCTCCAAGAAATACGGCCCCATCATGCATCTTCGTTTCGGATCATTCCCTGTCGTTGTCGGATCCTCCGTGGAAATGGCGAAGATTGTCCTCAAAACACAGGATCTCAATTTCGTGTGGCGCCCGAAAACCGCAGCGGGAAAGTACACAACTTATAACTATTCAAATATTACTTGGTCTCAATACGGCCCTTATTGGCGGCAGCTTCGTAAGATGTGTTTGATGGAGCTTTTTAGTGCAAGAAGACTTGATTCATATGAATATATACGTAAGGAAGAAATGAATGGTCTGATTAGAGAAATTTACAAGTCTTGTGGTGAAGTAATTAAGGTTAAGGATTATTTGTTCGCGTTGAGTTTGAATGTGATAAGTAGGATGGTGTTGGGGAAAAGGTACACGGATGAATCATCAGAAAGTGGGATAGTTAGTCCAGATGAGTTCAGGAAAATGATGGATGAGTTGTTTTTGCTGAATGGTGTGCTGAATATTGGGGATTCAATTCCATGGATGGATTTCTTGGATTTGCAAGGTTATGTGAAGAGAATGAAAGGTTTGAGTAAGAAATTGGACAGGTTTCTTGAACATGTGTTGGATGAACataaggaaagaagaaagggagTTGAGAACTATGTGGCTAAAGATATGGTGGATGTTTTGTTGCAATTGGCCGATCATCCTGACCTTGAAGTTAAACTTGAAAGGCATGGAGTCAAAGCTTTTACTCAG GATTTACTTGGAGGAGGAACAGAGActtcaacaataacaatagAGTGGGCAATGTCAGAACTattaaaaaatccaaagatCTTCAACAAAGCAACCATAGAACTAAATAAAGTAATCGGAAAAGAAAGATGGGTAGAAGAGAAAGACATGATTAACTTACCATACATAAACGCCATAGCCAAAGAAACAATGAGATTACACCCAGTAGTACCAATGCTAGTGCCAAGAATGGCTGGAGAGGATTGTCAAATTGCGGGGTACGACATAGCCAAAGGCACACGAGTCCTTGTGAACGTGTGGACCATTGGGAGAGACCAAACAGTGTGGAAAAACCCACATGCATTTGACCCAGATAGGTTCATAGAAAACAGCCGTGTTGATGTGAAAGGGCAAGATTTTGAGCTTTTGCCATTTGGGTCTGGAAGAAGGATGTGCCCTGGGTATAGTCTTGGTCTTAAGGTTATTCTGTCAACTTTGGCTAATTTATTGCATGGGTTTAATTGGAAATTGCCTGGGGACATGGAGAAGGAAGATTTGAATATGGAAGAAATTTTTGGGCTTTCTACTCCTAAGAAATACCCACTTGATGCTGTTGCTGAGCCAAGACTTCCTCCCCATCTTTACTCTTTGTTATGA